The genomic interval ATGAGACGACGGTTGAAAGCGAGGAAATAACACTGGAAGGCATCAAGGCGTTGATCAGTCTGTCCGGGAGGAAAATAGCCGTGACGTCCAGGCTCATCGGCAGATTCAACCTGTCCAATATTCTGGCCGCCGCCGCCGCCGCTTCCGCCCTCGGCGTAGCGCCTTCCGCTACGGAGGCGGGAATTAATCATATGTCCCTGGTGCCAGGGCGTCTGGAAAGAATCGATTCGACGGCCGGTGTCCATGTTTTTGTCGATTACGCGCACAAGCCTGATGCGTTAAAACAGGTGCTGCAGAATTTAGACAAACTCAAACAAAAAAGAATATTGACTGTTTTTGGCTGCGGTGGTAATCGCGACCGCGCCAAGCGACCCCTGATGGGTGAAACGGCGTCCCGTTATAGTAACCTGACAATACTGACTTCCGACAATCCGCGCAAAGAAGAGCCGCTTGCGATTATCGGTGAGATTGAGGCGGGGATCGACCGGCAAAAGACCGTGAAGATCTCGCCCGATCATCCGGAACTGCCTCAAGACATGAACGCCTATATGGTGATTGCGGACAGGAAGTCCGCCATCACTGCTGCGGTCAATCTGGCCGAAGCCGGGGATATTGTGCTGATTGCCGGCAAAGGCCATGAAGACTATCAGATTTTCGGAACAAAAAAAATTCCGTTCGATGACCGGATTGTCGCTAAACAGGCACTCCTTTCCAGGGAGGATGATCCTTCGGAGGCTGCATCCCCGGTGTTTTCCCTGGAGGAGGTTCTGGCATCGACCGGCGGACGCCTGATTTCGGGACAAGGGGGGAAAACGATTTGCGGTATTTCCACCGACTCCAGAAACATTGAACAGGGGAACCTTTTCATTGCTCTTCAGGGAGAGAATTTTGACGGCCATGCTTTTGTGCAAAAGGCGGTGGATGCCGGGGCTGCCGGTGTAATCGTTCACGACATCAGCAGGATAAATCCGGAAGCAGCAGGGAGATCTGCCTGTGTTGTTGAAGTGAAAGACACCTTGAAGGCGCTGGGTGATCTGGCGCAGGCGTACCGCAGGCGTTTTTCCTTTCCTGTGGTCGGGCTGACCGGTTCGTCCGGTAAGACGACCACCAAGGAAATGCTGTCATGCATTCTCCGGCTGGAAAGAAAAGTTCTCACGACGGAGGGGAACTTTAATAATCTGATCGGCCTGCCGCACACCATTTTTCGAATGACTGGCCGGCACGAAATAGCCGTCCTGGAGATGGGAACCAATACGCGGGGTGAAATCAGGAGATTAACGCAAATTGCCGAGCCGGATGTCGGGGTGATCACCAATGTCGGTCCCGCACATCTGGAAGGATTTGGCACCGTGGATGTCGTAGGTGAGGAAAAAGGAGATTTATTTTTCAATATGCGTCCTTCGGGCACCGCAGTGGTCAATCTTGACGATGAAGCGGTGTGTCGGGTGGCCGATCGATGGTCCGGCCGCCGCGTCACATTCAGCATGAGCGCCAGTGCCGATGTCAGCGTCGGCGATATCAGGAAAAACGGAGCGAAAGGAACGACATTCAATCTTCTGATTAATGGCGGGGCATACAAAGTGGACATGAAAGTGGCAGGCCTGCACAATATCTACAATGCGATGGCTGCCGCAGCAACCGCCATTGCCTGTGGAAT from Deltaproteobacteria bacterium HGW-Deltaproteobacteria-6 carries:
- a CDS encoding UDP-N-acetylmuramoyl-L-alanyl-D-glutamate--2,6-diaminopimelate ligase, with protein sequence MELRQLLKGVDVIEHTADQIGDVSSVCYAADQCKSGSLFVAIQGLVHDGHDFIRQALDNGARFIVHQKDIHVPDGVMAIRVPDSRRALGQLAKNYFGDPSSRLTLIGITGTSGKTTVAYLLESILTAAGFSCGVLGTVNYRYNGKTIPAPNTTPESFEMQKILSEMLTSGVTHVIAEISSHALDLRRVDDCAFDLGIFTNLSPEHLDYHHDMEDYFRAKKRFFTEILPQSKKSSPRKMVINRDDPWGRRLFGEIGMSALSYGLEKGNETTVESEEITLEGIKALISLSGRKIAVTSRLIGRFNLSNILAAAAAASALGVAPSATEAGINHMSLVPGRLERIDSTAGVHVFVDYAHKPDALKQVLQNLDKLKQKRILTVFGCGGNRDRAKRPLMGETASRYSNLTILTSDNPRKEEPLAIIGEIEAGIDRQKTVKISPDHPELPQDMNAYMVIADRKSAITAAVNLAEAGDIVLIAGKGHEDYQIFGTKKIPFDDRIVAKQALLSREDDPSEAASPVFSLEEVLASTGGRLISGQGGKTICGISTDSRNIEQGNLFIALQGENFDGHAFVQKAVDAGAAGVIVHDISRINPEAAGRSACVVEVKDTLKALGDLAQAYRRRFSFPVVGLTGSSGKTTTKEMLSCILRLERKVLTTEGNFNNLIGLPHTIFRMTGRHEIAVLEMGTNTRGEIRRLTQIAEPDVGVITNVGPAHLEGFGTVDVVGEEKGDLFFNMRPSGTAVVNLDDEAVCRVADRWSGRRVTFSMSASADVSVGDIRKNGAKGTTFNLLINGGAYKVDMKVAGLHNIYNAMAAAATAIACG